A single window of Funiculus sociatus GB2-C1 DNA harbors:
- a CDS encoding pentapeptide repeat-containing protein: MNIRDFLLSAPSQKRHKRNLLENVELGLLVLFVIVSFIALIFDNVIWAAIPLIPLMGLNIYNRYRLDRLTRQSLARVSKVKDFIEKQVEELKTAMQNLNQNAPNPQQTEAIEHLVLAMQNLQPQLDFLEQSIVPMKEQLDTLTQQLNEQNQAQQQESLRDAITSLSNANAQLFQRIAKLHQRLNQLLPSPQTPVINPDSNSSLENSPLTGSENLPVELIETQLINGKNIQNGASAINAETGNPPEFSQAAIEHQSPELIETRLINRENISDGASDINLESENLPINQETENPPELSQEAIEHQLPELIETQVISRENNPNGTSDINPEPDNPSSKKNRFTAIDAEELVKRYEAGERDFTGANLADADLRELCLEGVNLKYANLSRVNLRGARLHSAKLDAADLIAADLRGANFYQASLEGANLTQADLRKTNLCDACLRGANLAQADLCGANLCDASFSGANLKGAKLHPSDMLRTQLQGATMPDGTTQEWVMPIS; this comes from the coding sequence ATGAATATCAGGGACTTCTTATTATCGGCTCCTAGCCAGAAAAGGCACAAACGCAATCTACTAGAGAATGTCGAATTAGGATTGTTGGTACTTTTTGTAATCGTCTCATTCATAGCGTTAATTTTTGATAACGTTATCTGGGCTGCTATACCACTGATTCCCTTAATGGGACTGAATATATATAACCGTTATCGGTTAGATCGGCTGACTCGCCAAAGTCTCGCCAGAGTTTCAAAAGTAAAAGACTTTATAGAGAAGCAGGTTGAAGAATTAAAAACCGCAATGCAAAACCTGAATCAAAATGCCCCAAATCCACAGCAAACTGAGGCTATAGAGCATTTAGTTTTGGCAATGCAAAATCTACAACCACAGCTGGATTTCCTAGAGCAATCCATTGTACCGATGAAAGAGCAATTGGACACTCTAACTCAGCAGTTGAACGAGCAGAATCAGGCACAGCAGCAGGAAAGTTTGCGGGATGCGATAACTTCGTTAAGCAACGCTAACGCGCAACTATTCCAAAGAATCGCAAAGCTGCATCAGCGCCTCAATCAACTACTCCCTTCCCCACAAACGCCAGTAATTAATCCGGATTCCAACTCTTCACTAGAAAATAGTCCACTTACAGGTAGTGAAAATCTGCCAGTGGAGTTGATAGAAACACAACTAATTAATGGAAAAAATATTCAGAATGGCGCATCCGCTATAAATGCGGAGACTGGAAATCCCCCCGAATTCAGTCAAGCAGCGATAGAGCATCAATCGCCGGAGTTGATAGAAACGCGATTAATTAATCGGGAAAATATCTCAGATGGGGCATCCGATATAAACCTGGAAAGTGAAAATTTACCTATAAATCAGGAAACTGAAAATCCCCCCGAATTAAGTCAAGAAGCAATAGAACATCAATTGCCGGAATTGATAGAAACGCAAGTAATTAGTCGGGAAAATAACCCGAACGGTACATCTGATATAAATCCGGAACCTGACAACCCTTCTTCAAAAAAAAATCGATTTACAGCTATAGACGCTGAAGAACTTGTGAAGCGATATGAAGCGGGAGAAAGGGATTTTACGGGGGCTAACTTAGCGGACGCAGATTTAAGGGAGCTATGCTTAGAAGGAGTTAACTTGAAATATGCAAATCTGAGTAGAGTTAACCTCAGAGGAGCAAGACTGCATAGTGCTAAATTAGATGCAGCCGACTTAATTGCTGCGGATCTGCGTGGAGCAAACTTCTATCAAGCATCCCTTGAGGGCGCAAACTTAACTCAAGCCGACCTCCGCAAAACAAATTTGTGTGATGCTTGTCTTCGGGGAGCTAACTTAGCCCAAGCCGATTTGTGTGGAGCCAACTTGTGTGATGCTTCCTTTAGTGGAGCGAACTTAAAAGGAGCAAAACTGCACCCGTCAGATATGTTGAGAACACAGCTTCAAGGAGCAACTATGCCTGATGGTACAACTCAAGAATGGGTAATGCCGATATCTTGA